A genomic segment from Cyprinus carpio isolate SPL01 chromosome A4, ASM1834038v1, whole genome shotgun sequence encodes:
- the LOC109062976 gene encoding B-cell receptor CD22-like: MMETLVTFLLTGSLIQGVLCGFNINLPKRVEALKGSCVFIPCTFDIDQQYKDDLTDSAKRMWFKDGGSTAVFNSSRPKTRPLKGEIFGTATQKNCTTRIDNVRQSHNGSYYFRLEANGKLQYNYTEPTHSQVQIGVLGSPPKPTLSVFQDQQKVRKEVEVIEGSSVSLRCSTKIFCPSRPPSLTWSSSLIESVTGQQYQSQTDIISDLNFTVSHRHHGVTFTCTATHQLQKQITKQESRLLSVQYAPKNTSVRINPAGLVLEGRSVTLSCSSDANPAVKYTWYRDTERPLNPVQTGPNLTINNTDPTHSGRYYCTAENKHGTQNSSVLLDVQYAPKNTSLSAFPSSSVMRGNPVTLSCSSDANPAVNLHLVQRH; the protein is encoded by the exons ATGATGGAAACATTGGTGACGTTCCTCCTCACTGGATCTCTGATACAAG GTGTTTTGTGTGGCTTTAATATCAATCTGCCGAAGAGAGTAGAAGCTCTGAAAGGATCTTGTGTTTTCATCCCCTGCACATTTGATATTGATCAACAATATAAAGATGACCTCACTGACAGTGCAAAGAGAATGTGGTTTAAAGACGGAGGAAGTACCGCTGTGTTTAACTCCAGCAGACCCAAGACTAGACCGTTAAAAGGAGAAATATTTGGCACTGCTACACAGAAAAACTGCACCACACGCATTGATAATGTCCGTCAGAGTCATAATGGGTCATATTACTTCAGACTTGAAGCCAATGGTAAATTGCAATATAACTACACAGAACCTACACACTCTCAAGTTCAAATTGGTGTCTTAG GATCTCCACCCAAACCCACACTGAGTGTCTTTCAGGATCAGCAGAAGGTGAGGAAGGAGGTGGAGGTGATTGAGGGAAGTTCAGTGAGTCTGCGCTGCTCTACTAAGATCTTCTGTCCGTCTCGTCCACCATCTCTCACATGGAGCTCATCTCTCATCGAGAGCGTCACAGGACAGCAGTATCAGAGCCAAACTGATATCATCTCTGATCTGAACTTCACTGTTTCTCACCGTCATCATGGAGTCACTTTCACCTGCACTGCAACACACCAGCTACAGAAGCAGATCACAAAACAAGAGTCCCGTCTGCTAAGTGTTCAGT ATGCTCCTAAAAACACATCAGTGAGGATAAATCCAGCTGGTTTAGTTCTGGAGGGCcgttcagtgactctgagctgcagcagtgatgcaaACCCAGCAGTGAAGTACACCTGGTACAGAGACACTGAGAGACCTCTGAATCCAGTTCAGACCGGACCAAACCTGACCATCAACAACACTGACCCGACACACAGCGGACGATACTACTGTACAGCTGAGAACAAACACGGCACACAGAACTCATCAGTGCTGCTGGACGTCCAGT ATGCTCCAAAAAACACATCGTTGTCAGCATTTCCCTCCAGCTCAGTGATGAGGGGCAAtccagtgactctgagctgcagcagtgatgcaaACCCAGCAGTGAACCTACACCTGGTACAGAGACACTGA
- the LOC109073378 gene encoding B-cell receptor CD22-like, with amino-acid sequence MRANPVTLSCSSDANPAVNYTWYRDTERPLNPVQTGPNLTINNTDPTHSGRYYCTAENKHGTQNSSVLLDVQYAPKNTLLSAFPSGSVMRGNPVTLSCSSDANPAVNYTWYRDTERPLNPVQTGPNLTINNTNPTHSGRYYCTAENKHGTQNSSVLLDVQYAPKNTSVRINPAGLVLEGRSVTLSCSSDANPAVNYTWYRDTERPLNPVQTGPNLTINNTDPTHSGRYYCTAENKQGTQNSSVLLDVQYAPKNTSLSAFPSGSVMRGNPVTLSCSSDANPAVNYTWYRDTERPLNPVQTGPNLTINNTDPTHSGRYYCTAENKHGTQNSSVLLDVQYAPKNTSVRINPAGLVLEGRSVTLSCSSDANPAVNYTWYRDTERPLNPVQTGPNLTINNTDPTHSGRYYCTAENKHGTQNSSVLLDVQYAPKNTSVSLNPAGLVLEGRSVTLSCSSDANPAVNYTWYRDTVRPLNPVQTGPNLTIYNTDPTHSGRYYCTAENKHGTQNSSVLLDVQFAPKNTSLSAFPSGSVMRGNPVTLSCSSDANPAVNYTWYTETGSQFELLQTGYNHSYIVTNPTHGARYGCKAQNQHGHCNASIQLDVQFAPNISSSCSRSSVTKCVCEAHGNPCPTLEWRLSRHELSNSAETSISEETLGSTGVKSVLTIHQSLTDTDVLQCFAQTNKLGSVRASHSFRPFPSSVVAARSCGRSLNADDPVHPDALL; translated from the exons GTACAGAGACACTGAGAGACCTCTGAATCCAGTTCAGACCGGACCAAACCTGACCATCAACAACACCGACCCGACACACAGCGGACGATACTACTGTACAGCTGAGAACAAACATGGCACACAGAACTCATCAGTGCTGCTGGACGTCCAGT atgctccaaaaaacacattgttgTCAGCGTTTCCCTCCGGCTCAGTGATGAGGGGCAAtccagtgactctgagctgcagcagtgatgcaaACCCAGCAGTGAACTACACCTGGTACAGAGACACTGAGAGACCTCTGAATCCAGTTCAGACCGGACCAAACCTGACCATCAACAACACCAACCCGACACACAGCGGACGATACTACTGTACAGCTGAGAACAAACACGGCACACAGAACTCATCAGTGCTGCTGGACGTCCAGT aTGCTCCTAAAAACACATCCGTGAGGATAAATCCAGCTGGTTTAGTTCTGGAGGGCcgttcagtgactctgagctgcagcagtgatgcaaACCCAGCAGTGAACTACACCTGGTACAGAGACACTGAGAGACCTCTGAATCCAGTTCAGACCGGACCAAACCTGACTATCAACAACACCGACCCGACACACAGCGGACGATACTACTGTACAGCTGAGAACAAACAAGGCACACAGAACTCATCAGTGCTGCTGGACGTCCAGT ATGCTCCAAAAAACACATCATTGTCAGCGTTTCCCTCCGGCTCAGTGATGAGGGGCAAtccagtgactctgagctgcagcagtgatgcaaACCCAGCAGTGAACTACACCTGGTACAGAGACACTGAGAGACCTCTGAATCCAGTTCAGACCGGACCAAACCTGACCATCAACAACACCGACCCGACACACAGCGGACGATACTACTGTACAGCTGAGAACAAACACGGCACACAGAACTCATCAGTGCTGCTGGACGTCCAGT aTGCTCCTAAAAACACATCAGTGAGGATAAATCCAGCTGGTTTAGTTCTGGAGGGCcgttcagtgactctgagctgcagcagtgatgcaaACCCAGCAGTGAACTACACCTGGTACAGAGACACTGAGAGACCTCTGAATCCAGTTCAGACCGGACCAAACCTGACCATCAACAACACTGACCCGACACACAGCGGACGATACTACTGTACAGCTGAGAACAAACACGGCACACAGAACTCATCAGTGCTGCTGGACGTCCAGT aTGCTCCTAAAAACACATCCGTGTCTCTAAATCCAGCTGGTTTAGTTCTGGAGGGCcgttcagtgactctgagctgcagcagtgatgcaaACCCAGCAGTGAACTACACCTGGTACAGAGACACTGTGAGACCTCTGAATCCAGTTCAGACCGGACCAAACCTGACCATCTACAACACCGACCCGACACACAGCGGACGATACTACTGTACAGCTGAGAACAAACACGGCACACAGAACTCATCAGTGCTGCTGGACGTACAGT TTGCTCCAAAAAACACATCATTGTCAGCGTTTCCCTCCGGCTCAGTGATGAGGGGCAAtccagtgactctgagctgcagcagtgatgcaaACCCAGCAGTGAACTACACCTGGTACACAGAGACAGGATCTCAGTTTGAGCTCCTCCAGACTGGATATAATCACAGCTACATTGTGACAAACCCTACACACGGTGCACGGTATGGCTGTAAAGCTCAAAACCAGCATGGCCACTGCAATGCCTCAATTCAACTGGATGTTCAGT TTGCTCCCAATATCTCCAGCTCTTGCAGCCGAAGCAGTGTAACGAAGTGTGTCTGTGAGGCTCATGGGAATCCCTGCCCTACACTAGAGTGGCGTCTGTCCAGACATGAGCTCTCTAACTCTGCAGAAACCTCCATCAGTGAGGAGACGTTAGGAAGCACAGGAGTGAAGAGTGTCCTGACCATCCATCAGTCCCTCACAGACACGGACGTCCTGCAGTGTTtcgcacaaacaaacaaactcggCAGCGTCAGAGCCAGCCACAGTTTCAGGCC GTTTCCATCCTCCGTCGTTGCTGCTCGGAGCTGCGGGCGGAGCCTCAATGCTGATGATCCGGTGCATCCTGATGCTCTGCTCTGA